A stretch of the Pseudomonas helvetica genome encodes the following:
- a CDS encoding class 1 fructose-bisphosphatase has protein sequence MSRVTLSRYLIEQTRSNNTPADLRFLIEVVARACKEISHAVSKGALGGVLGSMGTENVQGEVQKKLDVISNEILLEANEWGGHLAGMASEEMDNAYQIPGKYPKGAYLLVFDPLDGSSNIDINAPVGTIFSVLRCPNEYLSQNEPLNEKAFLQPGTQQVAAGYAIYGPQTMLVLTLGDGVKGFTLDREMGSFVLTHEDIKIPSSTQEFAINMSNQRHWEAPVQRYVGELLAGEEGPLKKNYNMRWVAAMVADVHRILTRGGLFMYPRDSREPSKPGKLRLMYEANPMSFLVEQAGGASTNGHQRILDIQPEGLHQRVAVFLGSKEEVERATAYHKE, from the coding sequence ATGTCCCGCGTTACCTTGAGTCGCTATCTGATTGAGCAGACCCGTAGCAACAACACTCCTGCCGATCTGCGCTTTCTGATCGAAGTAGTGGCGCGTGCTTGCAAGGAAATCAGCCACGCCGTTTCCAAAGGCGCCCTGGGCGGCGTTCTGGGCAGCATGGGCACTGAAAACGTGCAAGGCGAAGTCCAGAAGAAACTCGACGTGATCTCCAACGAGATCCTGCTCGAAGCCAACGAATGGGGCGGTCACCTGGCCGGCATGGCGTCCGAAGAAATGGACAACGCCTACCAGATCCCGGGCAAATACCCGAAGGGCGCGTACCTGCTGGTATTCGACCCACTGGACGGTTCGTCGAACATCGATATCAACGCGCCGGTCGGTACTATCTTCTCCGTGCTGCGTTGCCCGAACGAATACCTGAGCCAGAACGAACCCTTGAACGAAAAGGCGTTCCTGCAGCCAGGCACCCAACAGGTAGCCGCCGGTTATGCCATCTACGGCCCGCAAACCATGCTGGTGCTGACCCTCGGTGATGGCGTGAAAGGCTTTACCCTGGACCGTGAAATGGGCAGTTTCGTACTGACCCATGAAGACATCAAGATCCCGTCCTCCACTCAGGAATTCGCGATCAACATGTCCAACCAGCGTCACTGGGAAGCGCCGGTACAACGCTACGTCGGCGAACTGCTGGCTGGCGAAGAAGGCCCGCTGAAAAAGAACTACAACATGCGCTGGGTCGCCGCGATGGTGGCCGACGTGCACCGCATCCTGACCCGTGGTGGCCTGTTCATGTACCCACGTGACAGCCGCGAGCCCTCCAAACCGGGCAAACTGCGCTTGATGTACGAAGCCAACCCGATGTCGTTCCTGGTTGAACAGGCCGGCGGCGCGTCCACTAACGGTCACCAGCGTATTCTCGACATCCAGCCTGAAGGCCTGCACCAGCGTGTAGCGGTGTTCCTGGGCTCGAAAGAAGAAGTCGAACGCGCCACGGCTTACCACAAGGAATAA
- a CDS encoding DUF3999 domain-containing protein, producing the protein MNRKWSLGVVGLCVALSAAAQEAPADFTTQVPLSLSGEGPWYRLELPLAVQLNARQTDLSDVRVFNAAGEVQAYSLAREQAQSRESLVVNNVKWFPIYDSASASEAVPSVRVQSNASGTLVEVQPSNPLKAGKEVLRGWLLDASAIKAPLQQLILDWSSERDGFQRFSIEASDDLQHWQPWGEGQVARLSFADERVEQHDVDLPGQSARYLRLLWKTPQAAPALTSAQLQSTSSSYLPQPLVWSEPLAGSSTRAGEYTWQLPMGLSVERLQVELSQANSLAPVTLSGRRESSLPWQPLSSGLLYRLTQNGQDVVQNQLQLPGHVVQQLKLTVDERGGGLGAQAPTVRYAVRSTQVVFLARGVGPYTLALGSATVKAASLPLSTLIPDYSPKRLATLGQAKVDGAAVVTSPATAVVPIVPGMNWKKIGLWAVLLLGVAGLAGMAFSLLRKPPVKS; encoded by the coding sequence TTGAATCGGAAGTGGTCGCTGGGCGTTGTTGGACTCTGTGTGGCGTTGTCGGCCGCGGCTCAGGAAGCACCGGCAGACTTCACCACGCAGGTGCCGTTGAGCCTGAGCGGCGAGGGGCCGTGGTATCGCCTCGAATTGCCGCTGGCGGTGCAATTGAATGCGCGCCAGACCGATCTCAGCGACGTGCGGGTATTCAACGCAGCCGGTGAAGTGCAGGCCTATTCGCTGGCGCGGGAACAGGCGCAGAGTCGCGAAAGTCTGGTGGTGAATAACGTCAAGTGGTTCCCGATTTACGACTCGGCCTCTGCCAGCGAGGCGGTGCCAAGTGTGCGCGTGCAGTCGAATGCCAGCGGCACGCTGGTGGAGGTCCAGCCATCGAATCCGCTCAAGGCTGGCAAAGAAGTACTGCGCGGCTGGTTACTGGACGCCAGCGCGATCAAGGCGCCGTTGCAGCAGTTGATCCTCGACTGGAGCAGCGAGCGCGACGGCTTCCAGCGTTTCAGCATCGAAGCCAGTGATGATTTGCAGCATTGGCAGCCTTGGGGCGAAGGTCAGGTAGCGCGGCTGTCGTTTGCCGACGAACGCGTCGAACAGCATGACGTCGATTTGCCGGGGCAGAGCGCGCGTTATCTGCGCTTGCTGTGGAAAACCCCGCAAGCGGCGCCCGCGCTGACCTCGGCGCAACTGCAAAGCACCAGTTCCAGCTACCTGCCGCAGCCGTTGGTCTGGTCCGAGCCGTTGGCCGGCAGCAGCACCAGGGCCGGTGAATACACCTGGCAATTGCCGATGGGTTTGAGCGTGGAGCGCTTGCAGGTCGAGTTGAGCCAGGCCAACAGCCTGGCGCCGGTGACCCTGTCGGGACGTCGCGAAAGCAGTTTGCCGTGGCAGCCCTTGAGCAGTGGTTTGCTCTATCGGCTGACGCAAAATGGTCAGGATGTGGTGCAGAACCAATTGCAGCTGCCTGGCCATGTGGTGCAGCAGTTGAAACTGACCGTCGATGAGCGTGGCGGCGGCTTGGGCGCACAGGCTCCGACAGTGCGCTATGCCGTGCGCTCGACCCAAGTGGTGTTCCTCGCTCGCGGGGTGGGGCCGTACACACTGGCGCTGGGTAGCGCGACGGTTAAAGCGGCGAGTTTGCCGCTGTCGACGCTGATTCCCGATTACAGTCCCAAGCGTCTGGCAACGTTAGGCCAGGCCAAGGTCGATGGTGCGGCGGTGGTGACTTCGCCGGCGACAGCAGTGGTGCCGATTGTCCCGGGCATGAACTGGAAGAAGATCGGCTTGTGGGCGGTGCTCTTGCTAGGAGTGGCAGGCTTGGCAGGGATGGCGTTCAGTTTGCTGCGCAAGCCACCCGTCAAATCCTGA